A single window of Rhodococcus jostii RHA1 DNA harbors:
- a CDS encoding transcriptional regulator: MTIRRIVVRAVAERGFVSMWTTLVVPVLEWADEGRNSDAAAASVRVFAECVAGILSTMTLDAPIGGGGRVLLVHLPADPPDGVSADPYGLEFRALGAALATGSVDTRIALPLCRSALLAAVTNAEPDVIVLWLPAAGGDLPSLLRAIRRRRTGLTMLAGGPGCRTRSLPRSIAVLGTLDEAVHAVTAVT, from the coding sequence GTGACAATCCGGCGGATCGTCGTGCGGGCCGTCGCGGAGCGGGGATTCGTCTCCATGTGGACGACCCTGGTCGTTCCGGTGCTCGAATGGGCGGACGAGGGGAGGAATTCGGACGCTGCGGCTGCGAGTGTCCGCGTCTTCGCCGAATGCGTCGCGGGGATTCTGTCCACGATGACGCTGGACGCGCCGATCGGCGGCGGTGGCCGTGTCCTGCTCGTGCACCTGCCGGCGGACCCGCCGGACGGGGTTTCCGCCGACCCGTACGGTCTCGAATTCCGGGCGCTGGGCGCCGCCCTGGCCACGGGCTCGGTGGACACGAGGATCGCGCTGCCCCTGTGCCGGTCGGCGCTGCTCGCTGCCGTGACCAATGCCGAGCCGGACGTGATCGTCCTGTGGTTGCCCGCCGCCGGAGGCGACCTCCCGTCTCTGCTGCGGGCGATCCGCCGCAGGCGCACGGGCCTGACGATGCTCGCGGGCGGCCCCGGATGCCGGACGCGGTCGCTGCCCCGATCGATCGCGGTGCTGGGCACGCTGGACGAGGCCGTGCACGCCGTCACCGCGGTCACCTGA
- a CDS encoding sigma-70 family RNA polymerase sigma factor, whose protein sequence is MTNTSEELDSAVAAATQGDRAALALVLENIRPLVVRYCRARVGAAERGQLSADDVAQEVCLAVMTALPRYEDQGRPFMAFVYGIAAHKVADAHRNSARNKSEPVAEVPDVVANDDGPEQRALDSEASRQMNELLSTLPEKHREILILRLVVGMSAEETAAAVGSTAGAVRVAQHRAIAKLKKEVTRAGERFG, encoded by the coding sequence ATGACTAATACGAGCGAGGAGTTGGACTCCGCAGTCGCCGCTGCAACGCAGGGTGACCGGGCCGCTTTAGCTCTGGTCCTGGAAAACATTCGGCCCTTGGTTGTGCGTTACTGCAGAGCCAGGGTCGGTGCTGCGGAGAGGGGACAACTCTCCGCGGACGACGTGGCGCAAGAAGTGTGCCTCGCCGTGATGACGGCCTTGCCTCGCTACGAGGATCAAGGCCGGCCGTTCATGGCATTCGTCTACGGGATCGCCGCACACAAAGTTGCCGACGCGCATCGGAACTCCGCCCGTAACAAGTCGGAGCCCGTCGCCGAAGTACCGGATGTCGTAGCCAACGATGACGGACCCGAACAGAGGGCGCTGGACTCGGAAGCGAGCAGGCAGATGAACGAACTGCTGAGCACGCTGCCGGAGAAGCACCGGGAGATCCTGATCCTCCGCCTCGTGGTCGGTATGTCAGCCGAGGAGACGGCCGCGGCCGTGGGTAGTACCGCGGGAGCTGTCCGCGTGGCTCAACACCGAGCCATAGCGAAACTGAAAAAAGAAGTGACGAGGGCAGGTGAGAGGTTTGGCTAG
- a CDS encoding anti-sigma-D factor RsdA: MRGLARGIKRNGNPDADLPGDDAPVNVAAVRRDDALIDAIAGGGPVATDSPEQYELALLLTNWRADIVATPMPTGPLLDDVIAAIDASDARSARSAARSKLRLLRPIAGAAAAIAVVMGGATIFSYNAAPGDPLWSVKSVVFSQQADSTVAQIDTTSQLQEAERLIAAGDAAAAKNLLEGAADRSGGVRDADMRNELDVWRAKLAAEVEKIAPTTPPATTTPGTTTTGAPTQTTELPATVPGTPGSTTLPGVGPLPGTLPTDLQIPGLPPIPLPQLPTLPPPPPETVPSPSPDPTIMLVPTLPSDIPATEPSTQQPPQEPSTVPLPTTTTPVPVLPPTS, from the coding sequence GTGAGAGGTTTGGCTAGGGGCATCAAGCGCAACGGCAATCCCGATGCCGATCTCCCAGGAGACGACGCACCGGTGAACGTCGCGGCAGTGCGCCGCGACGACGCTTTGATCGACGCGATCGCCGGCGGCGGTCCCGTCGCAACGGATTCGCCGGAGCAGTACGAGCTCGCGCTTCTGCTGACCAATTGGCGCGCCGACATCGTGGCGACGCCGATGCCGACCGGGCCGCTGCTCGACGACGTGATCGCGGCGATCGACGCCTCGGACGCCCGTTCCGCGCGCAGCGCCGCCCGCAGCAAGCTCCGCTTGTTGCGACCCATCGCAGGCGCCGCCGCAGCGATCGCGGTCGTCATGGGTGGCGCCACCATCTTCTCGTACAACGCCGCACCCGGTGATCCGCTGTGGAGCGTCAAGTCGGTCGTGTTCAGCCAGCAGGCCGATTCGACCGTCGCGCAGATCGACACCACGTCGCAGCTGCAGGAGGCCGAGCGGCTGATCGCCGCGGGCGACGCGGCGGCGGCGAAGAACCTGCTCGAGGGCGCCGCCGACCGTTCCGGCGGGGTACGTGACGCCGACATGCGCAACGAACTCGACGTGTGGCGGGCGAAGCTCGCCGCGGAGGTCGAGAAGATCGCTCCCACCACGCCGCCTGCGACGACGACGCCCGGTACCACCACCACCGGCGCGCCGACGCAGACCACCGAGTTGCCCGCCACCGTGCCGGGCACACCCGGTTCGACGACACTGCCGGGAGTCGGGCCGTTGCCGGGAACCCTGCCGACCGACCTGCAGATTCCGGGACTGCCGCCCATTCCGCTGCCACAGCTGCCCACGCTGCCGCCTCCTCCGCCCGAGACGGTGCCGTCCCCGAGCCCGGATCCCACGATCATGTTGGTTCCGACGCTGCCCTCGGACATCCCGGCGACGGAGCCGTCCACCCAGCAGCCGCCGCAGGAGCCTTCGACGGTGCCGCTGCCCACCACCACGACCCCGGTCCCGGTGTTGCCGCCCACCAGCTAG
- a CDS encoding DUF5319 domain-containing protein, whose amino-acid sequence MRDQLPPGLPPDPFAGDPADPSAALDAIEPGQPLDPHERLAVEEDLADLAVYEALLAHRGIRGLVVCCEDCQQDHYHDWDMLRANLLQLLVDGTVRPHEPAYDPTPEAYVTWDYCRGYADASMNDALHGDGFDA is encoded by the coding sequence GTGCGCGATCAACTGCCTCCAGGTCTGCCCCCGGACCCCTTCGCCGGCGACCCCGCCGACCCGTCCGCAGCTCTCGACGCGATCGAACCGGGCCAACCACTCGACCCCCACGAGCGTCTCGCCGTGGAGGAAGATCTGGCCGACCTCGCCGTGTACGAGGCGCTGCTGGCACATCGAGGGATCCGCGGTCTCGTCGTCTGCTGCGAAGACTGCCAGCAAGATCACTACCACGATTGGGACATGCTTCGTGCCAACCTCCTTCAGCTTCTGGTCGACGGCACCGTGCGACCGCACGAGCCCGCCTACGACCCGACACCCGAGGCATACGTCACCTGGGACTACTGCCGCGGCTACGCGGACGCCTCGATGAACGACGCTCTGCACGGAGACGGTTTCGACGCCTGA
- the guaB gene encoding IMP dehydrogenase yields MTSSAGHVHTGGDDPNKVAMLGLTYDDVLLLPAASNVIPGQVDTSSQLTRDIRLRVPLVSSAMDTVTEARMAIAMARAGGMGVLHRNLSVEAQAGQVETVKRSEAGMVTDPVTCKPSDTLAEVDAKCARFRISGLPVTDEAGQLVGIITNRDMRFEVDQNRAVSEVMTKAPLITAQEGVTAEVALGLLRRHKIEKLPIVDGQGKLTGLITVKDFVKTEQHPDATKDRDGRLLVGAAVGVGDEAWSRAMALTDAGVDVLVVDSAHGHSAGVLDMISKLKAEVDERVQIIGGNVATRSGAAALIEAGVDAVKVGVGPGSICTTRVIAGVGAPQITAILEAVAAAKPHGVPVIADGGLQFSGDIAKALAAGASTAMLGSLLAGTAESPGELILVNGKQYKSYRGMGSLGAMQSRGAAKSYSKDRYFQDDVLSEDKLVPEGIEGRVAFRGPLSQVTHQLTGGLRAAMGYTGASSIEELQNAQFVQITAAGLKESHPHDITMTVEAPNYTAR; encoded by the coding sequence ATGACAAGTTCAGCAGGGCATGTACACACCGGCGGTGACGACCCGAACAAGGTCGCGATGCTGGGTCTCACGTACGACGACGTCCTGCTCTTGCCGGCGGCGTCGAATGTCATCCCCGGCCAGGTCGACACGTCCAGCCAGCTGACCAGGGACATCCGGCTGCGAGTGCCGCTCGTCAGCTCCGCGATGGACACCGTCACCGAGGCGCGGATGGCTATCGCCATGGCCCGCGCCGGTGGCATGGGCGTGCTGCACCGCAACCTGTCGGTGGAGGCCCAGGCCGGGCAGGTGGAGACGGTCAAGCGGTCCGAGGCGGGAATGGTCACCGACCCGGTCACCTGCAAGCCGTCCGACACTCTCGCCGAGGTCGACGCGAAGTGCGCCCGCTTCCGGATCTCCGGACTTCCGGTCACCGACGAGGCCGGGCAGCTCGTCGGCATCATCACCAACCGCGACATGCGCTTCGAGGTCGACCAGAACCGCGCCGTGTCCGAGGTCATGACGAAGGCGCCGCTGATCACCGCCCAGGAGGGTGTCACCGCGGAGGTGGCGCTGGGTCTGCTCCGCCGCCACAAGATCGAGAAGCTGCCGATCGTGGACGGTCAGGGCAAGCTCACCGGCCTCATCACGGTCAAGGACTTCGTGAAGACCGAGCAGCACCCGGACGCCACCAAGGACCGCGACGGCCGGCTCCTCGTCGGTGCTGCCGTGGGTGTGGGTGACGAGGCGTGGAGCCGCGCAATGGCTCTCACCGACGCCGGAGTGGACGTGCTCGTCGTCGACAGCGCCCACGGTCACTCGGCCGGCGTGCTGGACATGATCTCGAAGCTCAAGGCCGAGGTCGACGAGCGCGTGCAGATCATCGGCGGCAACGTCGCCACCCGCAGCGGTGCGGCCGCTCTCATCGAGGCCGGTGTGGACGCGGTCAAGGTCGGTGTCGGCCCCGGCTCCATCTGCACCACCCGTGTCATCGCCGGTGTCGGCGCCCCGCAGATCACGGCGATCCTCGAAGCAGTCGCCGCGGCCAAACCGCACGGTGTGCCAGTGATCGCCGACGGTGGACTGCAGTTCTCCGGCGACATCGCGAAGGCCCTGGCTGCAGGCGCGTCGACGGCCATGCTCGGTTCGCTGCTCGCGGGCACCGCGGAGTCGCCGGGTGAGCTGATCCTGGTGAACGGCAAGCAGTACAAGAGCTACCGCGGAATGGGTTCCCTCGGCGCGATGCAGAGCCGTGGCGCCGCGAAGTCGTATTCCAAGGACCGCTACTTCCAGGACGACGTGCTGTCCGAGGACAAGCTGGTTCCGGAGGGCATCGAGGGCCGGGTCGCGTTCCGCGGTCCGCTGTCCCAGGTCACACATCAGCTCACGGGCGGTCTGCGGGCTGCCATGGGCTACACGGGAGCGTCGTCGATCGAGGAACTGCAGAACGCGCAGTTCGTGCAGATCACCGCTGCGGGTCTGAAGGAGAGCCACCCGCACGACATCACGATGACGGTCGAAGCTCCCAACTACACCGCTCGCTAG
- a CDS encoding GuaB3 family IMP dehydrogenase-related protein: MRDLVEIGMGRTARRTYELDDIDIVPSRRTRSSKEVSTSWQLDAYRFDIPVLAHPTDALVSPSFAIELGKRGGLGVINGEGLWGRHADVEAKLAELVALAESDVDVEAPIKKLQELHAAPLQPGLLAAAVAQVRDAGVTTAVRVSPQNARALTPQLLEAGIDLLVVHGTIISAEHVVHGDSEPLNLKTFISELDVPVVAGGVSDHRTALHLMRTGAAGVIVGYGSTEGATTTGEVLGIGLPMATAIADAAAARRDYLDETGGRYVHVIADGDITSSGDLAKAIACGADAAVLGAPLAVAAEAPGGGWYWPSAAAHPSVPRGTMLPVSFGARPSLDRVLTGPSDDPFGSLNLVGGLRRSMAKSGYSDLKEFQKVGLTVRA; the protein is encoded by the coding sequence GTGCGCGACCTCGTTGAGATCGGCATGGGCCGAACAGCCCGACGAACCTATGAGCTGGACGACATCGACATCGTCCCCTCCCGCCGGACCCGCTCCTCCAAGGAGGTGTCGACGTCCTGGCAGCTCGACGCATACCGGTTCGACATCCCTGTGCTGGCGCATCCGACCGACGCGCTCGTGTCGCCGTCGTTCGCGATCGAACTCGGCAAGCGTGGTGGCCTCGGGGTCATCAACGGTGAGGGTCTGTGGGGCCGGCACGCGGACGTCGAGGCGAAGCTCGCCGAGCTCGTCGCGCTGGCGGAGTCGGACGTCGACGTCGAGGCACCGATCAAGAAGCTGCAGGAACTGCACGCGGCGCCGTTGCAGCCGGGACTTCTGGCCGCTGCCGTGGCCCAGGTCCGCGACGCGGGTGTCACGACCGCGGTGCGGGTCAGCCCGCAGAACGCCCGGGCGCTCACCCCGCAGCTGCTGGAGGCGGGCATCGACCTGCTGGTCGTGCACGGCACGATCATCTCCGCTGAGCACGTCGTGCACGGCGACAGCGAGCCGCTGAACCTCAAGACGTTCATCTCCGAGCTCGACGTCCCCGTCGTCGCCGGTGGGGTGAGCGATCACCGCACCGCACTGCACCTGATGCGTACGGGCGCGGCCGGTGTGATCGTCGGATACGGCTCCACCGAGGGTGCAACGACGACCGGTGAGGTGCTGGGCATCGGTCTTCCGATGGCCACGGCCATCGCGGACGCCGCTGCGGCCCGCCGCGACTACCTGGACGAGACGGGCGGACGCTACGTCCACGTCATCGCGGACGGCGACATCACGTCCTCGGGCGACCTCGCCAAGGCGATCGCCTGTGGCGCGGACGCCGCCGTCCTGGGCGCACCGTTGGCCGTTGCGGCGGAAGCTCCCGGCGGCGGCTGGTACTGGCCGTCGGCCGCGGCGCATCCCTCGGTTCCGCGCGGCACGATGCTGCCGGTCTCGTTCGGTGCGCGTCCGTCGCTCGACCGGGTCCTCACAGGTCCGTCCGACGACCCGTTCGGTTCGTTGAACCTCGTCGGCGGTCTGCGCCGCTCGATGGCGAAGTCGGGGTACTCGGATCTGAAGGAGTTCCAGAAGGTCGGCCTGACCGTCCGCGCCTGA
- a CDS encoding GMC family oxidoreductase N-terminal domain-containing protein, whose product MSKQRATEYDVLIVGSGFGGSVTALRLVEKGYKVGILEAGRRYADADFAKTSWDLKKFLWAPALGFFGIQRVHLLRDCLILAGAGVGGGSLNYANTLYKPPASFFQDKQWSHITDWHDELTPYYEQARKMLGVVQNPHMTPADEIIKSVAEDMGVGDTFIQTPVGVFFGEAGKTVPDPYFGGVGPDRTGCIECGECMTGCRHGAKNTLLKNYLGLAEKAGAEIIPMTTVTGLREASDGTWDVFTRRSGPRKNRNRKTYTAANVVLAAGTWGTQHLLFDQKETGALPKISDRLGVLTRTNSESILGAAKNKVDPALELTKGVAITSSFHPTSDTHVEPVRYGKGSNSMALLQTLLTDGGGRRWMTFLKELAKDPTALKVLTPYKWSERTIIALVMQNLDNSITTYTKKGLFGRRKVTSKQGHGQPNPSWIPAGNEATRRIAEKIDGRAGGTWGDVFNIPLTAHFLGGCTIASEPSKGVIDPYHRVWGYPTLSVVDGSAVSANLGVNPSLTISAQAERAASLWPNKGEKDLRPAQGEGYRRLNPVAPIAPVVPEGAPAALVLPIVEIRNSAVVPDAQKHGVA is encoded by the coding sequence ATGAGTAAGCAGCGCGCAACGGAGTACGACGTCCTCATAGTCGGGTCCGGATTCGGTGGCAGTGTCACCGCACTCCGATTGGTCGAGAAGGGCTACAAGGTCGGCATCCTCGAAGCGGGCCGTCGCTACGCCGACGCGGACTTCGCGAAGACCAGCTGGGATCTCAAGAAGTTCCTCTGGGCGCCCGCCCTCGGGTTCTTCGGCATCCAGCGCGTCCACCTGCTGCGCGACTGCCTCATCCTCGCCGGTGCCGGCGTCGGTGGCGGTTCGCTCAACTACGCGAACACGCTCTACAAGCCGCCCGCCTCCTTCTTCCAGGACAAGCAGTGGTCGCACATCACCGACTGGCACGACGAGCTCACGCCGTACTACGAGCAGGCCCGCAAGATGCTGGGCGTGGTCCAGAACCCGCACATGACCCCCGCCGACGAGATCATCAAGTCGGTCGCGGAGGACATGGGCGTGGGCGACACGTTCATCCAGACCCCGGTCGGTGTCTTCTTCGGTGAAGCGGGCAAGACCGTGCCGGACCCGTACTTCGGCGGCGTCGGCCCCGACCGCACCGGGTGCATCGAATGCGGCGAATGCATGACCGGATGCCGGCACGGCGCCAAGAACACCCTGCTCAAGAACTACTTGGGTCTCGCGGAGAAGGCGGGCGCCGAGATCATCCCGATGACCACGGTCACCGGTCTGCGCGAGGCGTCCGACGGCACCTGGGACGTCTTCACCCGGCGCAGCGGGCCGCGCAAGAACCGGAACCGCAAGACGTACACCGCCGCGAACGTCGTCCTGGCCGCGGGTACGTGGGGCACCCAGCATCTGCTGTTCGACCAGAAGGAGACGGGCGCGCTGCCCAAGATCTCCGACCGGCTGGGTGTGCTCACCCGCACCAATTCGGAGTCGATCCTCGGCGCCGCCAAGAACAAGGTGGATCCCGCGCTCGAGCTCACGAAGGGCGTCGCCATCACGTCGTCGTTCCACCCGACGTCCGACACCCACGTCGAGCCGGTGCGCTACGGCAAGGGGTCGAACTCGATGGCCCTACTGCAGACGCTGCTGACCGACGGCGGCGGCCGGCGGTGGATGACGTTCCTCAAGGAACTGGCGAAGGATCCGACAGCACTGAAGGTCCTCACCCCGTACAAGTGGAGCGAGCGCACCATCATCGCCCTGGTGATGCAGAACCTCGACAACTCCATCACCACGTACACGAAGAAGGGCCTGTTCGGTCGGCGCAAGGTCACCAGCAAGCAGGGCCACGGCCAGCCGAACCCCAGCTGGATCCCGGCAGGCAACGAGGCGACCCGCCGGATCGCGGAGAAGATCGACGGTCGCGCGGGCGGCACCTGGGGCGACGTGTTCAACATCCCGCTCACCGCGCATTTCCTCGGCGGCTGCACGATCGCGTCGGAACCGTCGAAGGGCGTCATCGACCCCTACCACCGCGTGTGGGGTTACCCGACGCTGAGCGTGGTCGACGGGTCGGCCGTGTCCGCGAACCTGGGCGTCAACCCGTCGCTGACGATCTCGGCGCAGGCCGAGCGTGCGGCCTCGCTCTGGCCGAACAAGGGCGAGAAGGACCTGCGCCCGGCGCAGGGGGAGGGATACCGGCGCCTGAACCCGGTCGCCCCGATCGCACCGGTCGTCCCGGAGGGGGCGCCCGCCGCGCTGGTGCTGCCGATCGTCGAGATCCGCAACAGCGCCGTGGTGCCCGACGCGCAGAAGCACGGCGTTGCATAG
- the guaA gene encoding glutamine-hydrolyzing GMP synthase codes for MADIEQQRPVLVVDFGAQYAQLIARRVREAKVYSEVVPHTATVEEIAAKNPLAVVLSGGPSSVYADGAPQLDPALFDLDIPVFGICYGFQAMAGALGGTVAHTGTREYGRTDLKVQGGLLHEGLPASQPVWMSHGDAVTEAPAGFEVTATSEGAPVAAFEDRARKLAGVQYHPEVLHSPHGQQVLSRFLHEIAGIPPAWTAANIADALVEQVREQVGDGKAICGLSGGVDSAVAAALVQRAIGDNLTCVFVDHGLMRAGERAQVEQDFVAATGAKLITVDAADTFIGELAGVSDPETKRKIIGREFIRSFEGAVSDVLGENAAHGDTVEFLVQGTLYPDVVESGGGTGTANIKSHHNVGGLPEDLQFTLVEPLRLLFKDEVRAVGRELGLPEEIVGRQPFPGPGLGIRIIGEVTQDRLDILRHADSIAREELTAAGLDGQIWQCPVVLLADVRSVGVQGDGRTYGHPIVLRPVSSEDAMTADWTRLPYDVLERISTRITNEVHDVNRVVLDITSKPPGTIEWE; via the coding sequence GTGGCAGATATCGAGCAACAGAGACCGGTCCTCGTCGTCGACTTCGGCGCGCAGTATGCGCAGCTGATCGCCCGGCGGGTGCGTGAGGCCAAGGTCTATTCCGAGGTGGTTCCGCACACCGCGACCGTCGAGGAGATCGCGGCCAAGAATCCCCTTGCCGTGGTGCTGTCGGGTGGGCCGTCGAGCGTCTATGCGGACGGTGCGCCGCAGCTCGATCCGGCGCTGTTCGATCTGGACATTCCCGTGTTCGGCATCTGCTACGGATTCCAGGCCATGGCCGGCGCACTCGGCGGGACGGTGGCACACACCGGCACCCGGGAGTACGGCCGCACCGACCTCAAGGTGCAGGGCGGTCTGCTGCACGAGGGGCTGCCGGCCAGCCAGCCCGTGTGGATGAGTCACGGCGACGCGGTCACCGAGGCCCCGGCGGGCTTCGAGGTGACAGCCACGAGCGAGGGCGCACCCGTCGCCGCGTTCGAGGACCGGGCCCGCAAGCTCGCGGGTGTGCAGTACCACCCGGAGGTGCTGCACTCGCCGCACGGTCAGCAGGTGCTCAGCCGGTTCCTCCACGAGATCGCCGGCATTCCTCCCGCATGGACGGCCGCGAACATCGCCGACGCCCTCGTCGAGCAGGTCCGCGAGCAGGTCGGCGACGGCAAGGCGATCTGCGGGCTCTCCGGCGGTGTCGACTCCGCTGTCGCGGCGGCGCTCGTGCAGCGCGCCATCGGCGACAACCTGACGTGTGTGTTCGTCGACCACGGTCTGATGCGTGCGGGCGAGCGTGCCCAGGTCGAGCAGGATTTCGTTGCCGCGACCGGCGCAAAGCTGATCACGGTCGACGCCGCCGACACCTTCATCGGTGAGCTGGCGGGCGTGTCCGACCCGGAGACCAAGCGCAAGATCATCGGCCGCGAGTTCATCCGCAGCTTCGAGGGCGCGGTCAGCGACGTGCTGGGCGAGAACGCCGCGCACGGCGACACGGTCGAATTCCTCGTGCAGGGCACGCTGTACCCGGACGTCGTGGAATCCGGCGGCGGCACCGGCACGGCCAACATCAAGAGCCACCACAACGTCGGCGGACTGCCCGAAGACCTGCAGTTCACGCTCGTGGAACCGCTCCGCCTGCTGTTCAAGGACGAGGTCCGGGCGGTGGGGCGCGAGCTGGGTCTGCCCGAGGAAATCGTGGGACGCCAGCCGTTCCCCGGTCCCGGCCTGGGCATCCGCATCATCGGCGAGGTCACGCAGGACCGGCTCGACATCCTGCGTCACGCGGATTCCATTGCGCGCGAAGAGCTGACGGCCGCCGGGCTCGACGGTCAGATCTGGCAGTGCCCCGTGGTGCTGCTCGCCGACGTCCGCAGCGTCGGGGTGCAGGGCGACGGACGCACCTACGGCCACCCGATCGTGCTCCGCCCGGTGTCCAGCGAGGACGCGATGACCGCGGACTGGACGCGACTGCCCTACGACGTTCTCGAGCGGATCTCCACCCGAATCACCAACGAGGTGCACGACGTCAACCGTGTCGTGCTGGACATCACGAGCAAGCCTCCGGGCACCATCGAGTGGGAGTGA
- a CDS encoding PspC domain-containing protein, which translates to MYARRADRNDGRMSNGSFQEQIQDLWRTRPVRLPGRGHVAGVCAGIGYRYGVDPVLIRVAFVVSTIFGGAGVLLYLACWLALTKSGDPASPAESLVGRGHSSDSGTKTIVLLVALAIALSTVGPFGVGLGGSGLVSMALMLGGLWLLYQRQPIPPPLPAGAVAPGVGTGYPGTSFSPGQFGANPFGPGTYGPGAYGPGAYGPYTKLPDSYTPSTPPTSDEKPADAPTEALKPETAAGETVPVSFEKTPTPGPQVDTPSAPFAPLEPRPPAWDPLGVAPFAWDLPEPARTTTPAVQPDRTHSRLTTMVIGLAILAAAAATALSVATGSDWLNAGRIGAVALAVIGVGLLIGGFLRKGYGLLVVAGPLIGFVILASLVGSLDLNSENMGDRTWNPATAAAIEPAYSGGFGSFTLDLRNVTLTEDKTVDVSGQFGEVVVLLPPGMNVENHCTTQFGDAQCLPEGLDGGVDGTDGHVLTLNADVRFGSVEVRRG; encoded by the coding sequence ATGTACGCGCGCCGCGCCGACCGGAACGATGGTCGTATGAGCAATGGGAGCTTCCAAGAGCAGATACAGGATCTGTGGCGGACCCGGCCGGTGCGGTTGCCGGGCCGTGGTCACGTCGCCGGTGTCTGTGCGGGAATCGGCTACCGCTACGGCGTCGATCCCGTACTGATACGAGTCGCCTTCGTCGTGTCCACCATCTTCGGTGGCGCCGGCGTGCTCCTCTACCTGGCGTGCTGGCTCGCCCTCACGAAGTCGGGCGACCCGGCCTCCCCCGCGGAGTCGCTGGTGGGACGTGGTCACAGCTCCGACTCGGGCACCAAGACCATCGTCCTTCTCGTCGCACTGGCCATCGCGCTGAGCACCGTTGGTCCCTTCGGTGTCGGGCTCGGCGGCTCCGGGCTGGTCAGCATGGCGTTGATGCTCGGCGGCCTGTGGCTGCTGTACCAGCGGCAGCCGATACCCCCACCGTTGCCCGCCGGAGCCGTTGCCCCGGGTGTCGGGACCGGGTATCCCGGGACGAGTTTCTCGCCCGGTCAGTTCGGCGCCAACCCGTTCGGCCCCGGCACGTACGGTCCGGGTGCGTACGGTCCGGGTGCGTACGGTCCGTACACGAAGCTTCCCGACTCCTACACGCCGAGCACGCCGCCCACCTCGGACGAGAAGCCGGCCGACGCGCCCACCGAGGCACTGAAGCCCGAAACTGCTGCGGGCGAAACCGTTCCGGTGTCGTTCGAGAAGACCCCGACCCCCGGTCCGCAGGTCGACACACCCTCGGCCCCGTTCGCGCCGCTCGAACCGCGACCGCCGGCGTGGGACCCGCTCGGGGTCGCCCCGTTCGCATGGGATCTGCCCGAACCGGCCAGGACCACCACGCCCGCAGTACAACCGGACCGCACCCACTCCCGCCTGACGACGATGGTGATCGGGTTGGCGATCCTCGCGGCCGCGGCGGCGACCGCGTTGTCGGTCGCCACCGGATCCGACTGGTTGAACGCTGGTCGCATCGGCGCGGTCGCGCTCGCCGTCATCGGAGTGGGGCTGCTGATCGGCGGATTCCTGCGCAAGGGCTACGGGCTTCTCGTCGTCGCCGGACCGCTGATCGGTTTCGTGATCCTCGCCTCGCTCGTCGGTTCACTCGACCTGAACAGCGAGAACATGGGCGATCGGACCTGGAACCCGGCGACGGCGGCCGCCATCGAGCCCGCCTACTCCGGCGGATTCGGCAGCTTCACGCTCGACCTCCGGAACGTCACTCTCACCGAGGACAAGACGGTCGACGTCAGCGGGCAGTTCGGTGAGGTCGTGGTACTCCTGCCGCCCGGTATGAACGTCGAGAACCACTGCACCACCCAGTTCGGCGACGCGCAGTGCCTCCCGGAGGGTCTCGACGGTGGCGTCGACGGCACGGACGGTCACGTCCTGACCCTCAACGCCGATGTCCGATTCGGAAGTGTGGAGGTGCGCCGTGGATGA